The Nocardioides marmorisolisilvae genomic interval CCGCAGTGCTGATGGGCCTGATGTTCGGCCTTGCCTTCGGTGGCTCGTTGCGGCACCTCGGCGGAGTCGTGCCGGCGGACCGGCGTGGCGAGGTGATGTCGGCGTACTACCTGCTCGCCTACGGCGCGATGGCGGTGCCGACGGTCCTCGCGGGTTGGGCGGCGACCACATGGGGCCTGGCGGCGGTGTTCCCGTGGTTCACCCTGGCCGTCGCGCTCGCGTGCGTGGCCGCCGGCCTGCTCGGCATGCTGGCACCCCGACGGGCCGTGTGACCTGACCCACTAGCCTGCACTGCGTGGCAGGCATGGTCGTGGTCCTTACCGGCGCCGGAATCTCTGCGGAGTCCGGGCTGGCCACCTTCCGCGGACCCGACGGACTGTGGGAGGGGCACCGGCCCGAGGACGTCGCGACCCCCGAGGCGTTCCTCTCCGCGCCGGAGCTGGTGCAGCGGTTCTACGACGACCGCCGCGCCGCGCTCGCGACCGTCGAGCCGAATGCCGCCCACCGCGCGCTCGCTCGCCTCGAGCACGCGCTCGGGGACGCCTTCCTGCTGGTGACCCAGAACATCGACGACCTGCACGAGCGCGCGGGGTCGCGGCGGGTGCTGCACATGCACGGCCGGCTCAAGGCGGCCCGCTGCACCGAGTGCGGAGAGTCGACCCACTGGGACGGGACCCTCGTCGACGAGCCGCCGTGTCCGTTCTGCTCCCAGCGCGCGCTGCGTCCCGACGTGGTCTGGTTCGGCGAGATCCCCTATGGGCTGAGCGAGATCGACGTGGCACTGCGGCGGGTCAGGGTCTTCGTCTCGATCGGTACGTCGGGCAACGTCTACCCGGCAGCGGGGTTCGCCTCGTTCGCCCGAGCCGTGGGCGCGCGGACGGTGGAGCTGAACCTCGAGCCGAGCCTCGGGATCGACGACTTCGTCGAACACCAGCACGGGCCTGCCACCCAGGTGGTGCCGGCGTGGGTCGACGGCTTCCTTGCGGAGCGCGAAGCCTAGCCTCGCCTTCGTTGCGCGCGCGCCCGCGCCGTGGATGAATTCCTTGTATGGAGAGTGCGGACGTGACCGACGAGCACGGCCTCGAATCCGGTGACATCGGCCCTCACGACGAGGAGCCGCACGACGTCGACCTGCGCAGCCGGCTGAACTGGCTGCGCGCCGCCGTACTCGGTGCCAACGACGGCATCGTCTCGGTGGCCGGTCTCGTGATGGGGGTCGCGGCCGCGACGTCGCACAGTCACACGATCCTCGTCGCCGGACTGGCCGGCCTCTTCGCCGGCGCGCTGAGCATGGCCGCCGGCGAGTACGTCTCGGTGAGCACCCAGCGGGACACCGAGCTGGCCCTGCTCGCCAAGGAGGCTGCCGAGCTCGCCGAGGATCCCGAGGAGGAGCTCGCCGAGCTGGCGTCCATCTATCAGGACAAAGGTCTCAGCGCGCGCCTCGCGCTCGAGGTCGCTCGGGAGCTGACCTCCCATGACCCCCTCGCCGCCCACGCTGACGCCGAGCTCGGCATCGATCCCGAGGACCTGACCAACCCCTGGCACGCGGCGTGGGCCTCCATGGTGGCGTTCACGGTGGGCGCGGTACTGCCGCTGCTGGTGATCACGCTGGCGCCGAGCGCCGTCCGGATCGCTGCGACCGCGGTCGCGGTGGTGCTGGCGCTCGTCCTGACCGGCTGGTTGTCCGCGTGGGCGGGTGATGCGCCGCGGCTCCGCGCCATCGTGCGCAACGTGGCCGGTGGAGCCCTCGCGATGGCCGTCACCTACCTGATCGGGTCCATCGTCGGAGGGTCCGCCGGCTCCGCCACGTGAGACGCGGGTCTCAATCTGCGGATGGGCGACCTCCGAGCCCGATAGGTTGCACGGGTGAGGATCGCAGTGGCAAAGGAGACCCGCGACGGCGAGAGCCGAGTCGCGATGGTCCCGGAACTGGTCGAGAAGCTGACCGGGCTGGGCTATGACGTGCTCGTCGAGCCCGGCGCCGGTGACGGTGCGGAGTTCTTCGACGACGACTATGAGGCGGTCGGCGCGACGGTCGCCGCCGACGCGGTCGCCACCGCGGACGTGGTCGTCTCTGTTGCGCCGCTGGACCCCGAGCGGGTGCGCGAGCTGCGCGAGGGGACCACGACCATCTCCTTCCTGCCGGTCAACCAGTCGCACGACCTGGTGGCCGACCTGCGGGATGGAGCGGTGACGTCGTTCGCAATGGAGCTGGTGCCCCGGATCTCGCGGGCGCAGTCCATGGATGCGCTGTCCTCGCAGGCCCTGGTCGCCGGCTACCGCTGCGCGATCGTCGCGGCCGGGATGCTGCGACGGTTCTTCCCGTTGAACATGACCGCGGCCGGCACCGTTCAGCCGGCCGAGGTCGTCGTTCTGGGCGCCGGCGTCGCCGGACTGCAGGCGATCGCGACGGCCAAGCGCCTCGGCGCGGTCGTCCGGGCCTACGACGTCCGCGCGGCCGCCGCCGAGGAGATCCGCTCGATGGGCGCGAAGTCGATCGACCTGGAGCTGGAGACCCTCGAGGGCTCCGGTGGCTATGCACGCGAGATGACCGAGGACCGGGCCGCCCGGCAGCGTGAGCTGCTGACGCCGTACATCGCAGCGGCCGACGCACTGATCACCACGGCCGCAGTGCCCGGACGCGAGGCGCCGATGCTGGTCACCCGTGAGATGGTCGAGCAGATGAAGCCCGGGTCGGTGGTGGTCGACCTCGCGGCCGAGAGCGGCGGCAACGTTGAGGGCTCGGCCCCCGGCGAGATCGTCCGGATCGGGCACGCACAGGTCTGGGGTGGCGCGAACGTGCCCGCCCAGATGCCGGTTCCCGCGTCGCGGCTCTACGCGCAGAACGTCGTCAACCTGGTCACCCTGATGACCGCCACGGGCGAGGACGTCGAGCCAGGCCAGTTCGCGCCGGACTTCGAGGACGAGATCGTCCAGGGTGCTTGCGTCACCCATGAGGGCCGGATCCTGCACAAGCCGACCCGTGAGGCGATCGACGGCCCGGACCCCGAGCCGGAGCCTGAGCCCGAACCCGAGCCAGCGCCGGTGGCCGAGGTGGGCGCGGCTGCCGCGGGTGCCGCAGTCACGTACGACGCCCCCGCCGACCCGGTCGAGCCCGCGCCGGCACCGATGCCGACCCTGATGAGTGATGACCCGGAGACGGCGCCGCTGGAGCCCAACGAGGAGCCGCAGAGCTACCTCGACGAGCCCGAGTTCGAGCCCGAGCAGGAATGGGCCGCGGAGACCGGCGCCGATGGTC includes:
- a CDS encoding NAD-dependent deacylase yields the protein MVVVLTGAGISAESGLATFRGPDGLWEGHRPEDVATPEAFLSAPELVQRFYDDRRAALATVEPNAAHRALARLEHALGDAFLLVTQNIDDLHERAGSRRVLHMHGRLKAARCTECGESTHWDGTLVDEPPCPFCSQRALRPDVVWFGEIPYGLSEIDVALRRVRVFVSIGTSGNVYPAAGFASFARAVGARTVELNLEPSLGIDDFVEHQHGPATQVVPAWVDGFLAEREA
- a CDS encoding VIT1/CCC1 transporter family protein; this translates as MESADVTDEHGLESGDIGPHDEEPHDVDLRSRLNWLRAAVLGANDGIVSVAGLVMGVAAATSHSHTILVAGLAGLFAGALSMAAGEYVSVSTQRDTELALLAKEAAELAEDPEEELAELASIYQDKGLSARLALEVARELTSHDPLAAHADAELGIDPEDLTNPWHAAWASMVAFTVGAVLPLLVITLAPSAVRIAATAVAVVLALVLTGWLSAWAGDAPRLRAIVRNVAGGALAMAVTYLIGSIVGGSAGSAT
- a CDS encoding Re/Si-specific NAD(P)(+) transhydrogenase subunit alpha; amino-acid sequence: MRIAVAKETRDGESRVAMVPELVEKLTGLGYDVLVEPGAGDGAEFFDDDYEAVGATVAADAVATADVVVSVAPLDPERVRELREGTTTISFLPVNQSHDLVADLRDGAVTSFAMELVPRISRAQSMDALSSQALVAGYRCAIVAAGMLRRFFPLNMTAAGTVQPAEVVVLGAGVAGLQAIATAKRLGAVVRAYDVRAAAAEEIRSMGAKSIDLELETLEGSGGYAREMTEDRAARQRELLTPYIAAADALITTAAVPGREAPMLVTREMVEQMKPGSVVVDLAAESGGNVEGSAPGEIVRIGHAQVWGGANVPAQMPVPASRLYAQNVVNLVTLMTATGEDVEPGQFAPDFEDEIVQGACVTHEGRILHKPTREAIDGPDPEPEPEPEPEPAPVAEVGAAAAGAAVTYDAPADPVEPAPAPMPTLMSDDPETAPLEPNEEPQSYLDEPEFEPEQEWAAETGADGPVPLAEEADEAPAPRMPPPPPPPHAAAPPAAEAVPELESEPEPAPVAAPEEEPEDATPEVASEAAPAEAPATESEPVAEPETVAVPEAQPEAEPEAEADAAPEADAAPVTEPQETAGAEEAEGDDSESEHTDPSPDAPAVPQQPDDSVSDPAQTELQLDLPLNPEADQS